TTTCTGCCTTCTCTGCAGCACACACTCAATCACCACTTCTGAATAAAGGAATATACCCATTCTCTGCACCCATCCCTGCTCTGGGTCATATTCTGTCATGACTCCCCTGAAGTCCAGGAGCATATGCACAGATGACAGGATGCTGATAGGCCATGACTTATACGGATGCCGAGTAAGGACCGAGAAACAAGACAGCAGATGAGGGCCGAGGGGGGAGTCGGGGAGGGGccaagggaggggcaggggggtgggCCAATGGAGGGCTGGGGTtagggggaaggagaagaagggagggcctgggtgggggagggggggagggagggaggagggggaggcagggctgagggatGGCAGACAGCGGGCAGAGCAGGTTGCCTCAAGAGGCCTAATTCTAGGAGTTGAAAATTTAGAGGGAGAGTATGTCTTTCACTCAGACCCCCCAAAACCACTGCATAAGCACAGACTTGGCTTGATGCGGCTTTGCAAGGCACAGGAGAAAAGACTTGGTGATCTGAGTGAGTTACTTACCAGCAGGCTGTTGGATTGTTAAAGAGATTATGATGTTCACAGAGATggaaggcaaggagggagggagggagggaggaaaacatgagggaagaagagaggcagcAGGCAGCAAACCTCCTCCAGTGCCTTCTGCATAATTGGATCTTGAGGATGTTATCCCAGAAGAATACAGTGTCTAAACTGAGTACCACTCACTTTCCAAACTTTAAATGACTTCAGGGACTAAAACAGTCCCAAAGAATAAACTGGGATTTAAATTACCTTCTAAGGATGATGGCTAGTCCCTCGGAGATTGTGCCCTGAGCGCACAAAGCAGGTGGATCAGAGAGGACGGCTGGACCCTTCACCTGTCACATTCTGAACCCTCCTGGCACCTCAGACTCAGGGTCACTATTTCTGATGTGTGTCCTCTTCCCAACCCTTAGGAAGTGGATCATTCTTGCTCATCATGTTTCTCATACAGGTAAGTCCAGGTTTTGATCATACCAAAATTTTCGTTGTCACAGCTACATTTCTTCCGTCAGACTTGATTAGAGTGGAACGGGGGCTTGAGAAGGGGAGATAGGAAGCCCTGCCATTGGTACGACGTTCTTCTCACGGGTCAAGTAGATCCATCAAACCGCAAGAGTCTCCAAGATCTCTGGCCTCGCCCGCTGTGTGCTGAGGGGAAAGGGCTTGCCCGGGGCCACGCAGCTCGTAGTCTTCCCCTGCAGCTTTCCCTCCTCGGTTAAAACTGGgggctctttctccttctgaagtTACGAATCCCAAGTCCAGCAATAATAACAAGTCATGTTTCTGGTTGTGATGACACGGAGGGATAATTTTCTTCACATGATCCAGGTTCTTGGGAGAGACTGGAGGGCTGGCTGACACAGAATGACAACCCCGCCGGGGCTGCTCCAGCACACACACCGCAGGCAGCCATCTGTGCCAGGCACCTGAGCCATCCCTAAGCTGGGGGCGGTTCTCAGTACTGACCAGCCTTTGTAGCCAATTCCTGGATGGTACATTTGCTTCTAAGAGATGGATTGATTGTTTTAAGGCCCTGGGAGAAAAGGGGAGACTGATCCTTGTTTATCTTCATGCTGAAGCCAAGCTATTTCTGGATATTTGGGGGGGGGGTCTGGGGAGCAGGGATTCAAGTTGCAAAGGAGCAGATTTCAGCTCAATATCGAAGGGGAACTACTTTAAAGTGCAGTGAGCCTGGCTAGGAGGCTCATCACAGCACCGCACATCCCTCAGGGAGTCAGGTCCAGGCGGGGTCACCGTGAGAAGGGCAGGAAGGGGCTTTCTGCGTTGGAAAGGGAGCGCATTGCCAAATAGACCCTAACGCCTATTGTCACTAGCATTAGAACGATTATAGggatggtaatgatgatgatgatgatggtggtgatgtaATTACTTGTCTGTATAAttattctcccctcctccttccacccctcctcccccactccgTTAGATTTTGAGTCAGGGGCTCTGCCCCTCATTGCTGTGTTCCTAGCACCTAGAATTATACCCATCCCAGAGCAGACGCTCAGTAAATGTCTGCCCAGCTGACCTGAATTATGACGGCACTGACTCGGTAACAGCTCTAATGCTGGGCACCAGCAGAGGAGCGGCTCAGAGCTCCCCAGGCAGGAAGCGCCCTGCACAACTGAGGAAGGCCTGATTATTGAAAGATAGGTCTCTGGGACGAGAATTTCAGATACAGAGCAAATGAAACTGAATGCCCAACACCCTCACGATTGCCAACAAGTTTTTTACTGGTCCAGAATAACTCCCAGTTCACGGAACACTTAGACGTCTGAGGAGAGATGCAAGCTTCCCAGCAGGTAGCGCTGGCAGAGCAGGACTGTGTGCAGAGTCTCAGAGAAGCCAGCGCCTCTGGTGCAGGCAGGTGGAGGGTGAAGAGGGGATATTCAGCCAGAACTCTCCTTCCACGTGGCCACGGTGCACAAATGGCGCACGAGCTGCCCCAATGTACCAAAGGATCACAGGCTGCTAAGACCTTGGCACTGCAGTCGGCCAATTCTCTCAGGAGGTGACGCCAGGGCACAGGAGCCCTTGGCTCCCACCTGCCCCAAGGACAGGGACACTCGAGTTCCTGTTGGTTTTCATTTATATTGTCTTGACTCCTGTGTGCCATATGCTTTTTTAATGTGTTCCAGATGTCCAATATTTGcgaaattatttgtaaaaatgatttACAGACTGGGGTTATGTCACCTTCCTTCAGAGTGGATTTGTGTTTGCTTCTGTTAGATATTGGAGAGCACGGAAAATCTGAGACTGCCTCAATCCAATCTCAGGGCTTGAGAAGGCTTGAAGCTGAGCTCCAGCACCTGGAAATGCGTGTTTCCTCCTGATTCACTCTTATTCCTATGGCGCTGCCTTTGGGGTCCCCTCCCAAAGGGAGGAGGTTTGGTTAGGGGCACCTTCATAATGGCCTTGCTGCCCACCTCCAGGCTGTCTGTAGTGCTTCTTGGACTCTCAGTGCCACCTCCAGAAGCTGCAAATGCCCCAGTGGAAACCTACCTTCAAATGCTGCTCTTACTTCTCCGAGTCCCTCTTATTCCCAGAATTGTGACCCTATGATTCCTCATTGTCTTATTACCTTGCAAATGCATTACACAAATGTTTTATATAGTTTGTCCAGTTTTTCTAATTGTCATCTGCAGGAGAGTTAGTCCAAATTAACTCGTTCATTCTTCCTGgaagaagttaaatattttaaacagtttaGAACATGCAAGAATTCAAGGAATATTGAAAACATGACGCACAGAAACTGCTACAGGGCAAACTTCAGCTAATGCTACAAGATATATATGGGGAAAATGGGGCTACAAGAATAGGCTATAAGCACAATATATTTACCTAGAATCCCATAGATCGACCAAATCGTCAGAGCTGTTCTTCAGTTGCTCAGCAGGGTGGGGTTTTGCCCGGCTGCCCAGGCACTTTTGGAGTCAGAGAGTGTGGAGGTTGACCTCAGATAGCTCCTGCAGGTGACAGAGCAGATGCACCATGGATAGGTCCAATCAGACTTCCCCCATGGTGGGGTTCATTCTCCTGGGCCTCTCAGCCCACCCAGGGCTGGAGAAAATGTTCTTTGTGCTCATCCTGCTGATGTACCTGGTGGTCCTGCTGGGCAACGGGGTCCTCATGCTGGTGACCACCCTTGACTCCCACCTGCACACGCCAATGTACTTCTTCCTGGGGAACCTCTCCTTCCTGGACATCTGCTACACAACCTCCTCAGTCCCCCTCATTCTCAACAGCTTTCTGACCCCCAGGAAAACCATCTCCTTCTCAGGCTGTGCTGTGCAgatgtttctctcttttgccATGGGAGCCACAGAGTGTGTGCTCCTGAGCATGATGGCATTtgatcgctatgtggccatctgcaacccCCTTAGATACCCCGTGATCATGAGCAAGGCTGTCTATGTGCCCATGGCCATCAGCTCATGGGCAGCTGGTCTCACCACCTCTATAGTTCAAACATCGCAGGCCATGAGGCTGCCGTTCTGTGGGGACAACATCATCAACCACTTCACCTGTGAGATCTTGGCTGTCCTGAAGTTGGCCTGTGCTGACATTTCCATCAATGTGATCAGCATGGTTGTGGCCAACGTGATCTTCCTTGCAATCCCAGTCCTGTTCATTTTTGTCTCCTACATGTTCATCATTGCTACCATCCTGTGGATCCCCTCAGCTGAGGGGAGGaaaaaggccttctccacctgctctgcCCACCTCACAGTCGTGGTCGTCTTCTATGGGACCATCCTCTTCATGTATGGGAAGCCTAAGGCCAAGGACCCGCTGGGGGCAGACAAACAGGACCTTTCAGACAAACTCATTTCCCTCTTCTATGGGGTGGTGACCCCCATGCTCAACCCCgtcatctacagcctgaggaacaaggaCGTGAAGGCTGCTATGAAGAAGCTGATACATCAGAAACACCTAACTGAGTGACTATCACAGATTCCCAGATTGCCAGAGTGTAAGACCTCTGAACTCCTCATTGAACTTGTGGGGAAATGGTAACCCAGGGGAGTCCTCGGGCTGTCAGTGGAAAGAGCCTTTTCATTTCTGGCACTGTTGTTTAGTTTCTTGGCTTCACACAGAACCACACTGTATCATATCATAGCTATATTTTGCTGCCCAAACCTTGAATCCTCTGATACCAGAATTTTATGGCTATCCAAAGAGTTACAGATGTGGTCAaaagagacaaacaaacaaacagaaatgttaGTGGTCCTGGGACCTTAGAGTATCTTGTTTTTCCCTGTGTAGAACTACTGTTTGCTCTGTTCTGCTTTGGTCTCATCCCAGAGACCTTTGCTCTACCAGATTAGGGATAAATTGGAAAATGTCATCTGTTTCAACACACAATAGTGATCCTTAGCACTGTGGCAGGACTTCCGCTCAAATCTTAGCATTAGAAACAGTGGGACTTATCTTGAGCAGCTGCTCTGTTTTGATCTAATGGACACTAAGAATCTCATCATTTATCATGTTCTCCTCTTTATTGTCGCTGCAGGGAAGTGCAGAGGCAGACGTGCCAGCCCACTGCAGCAGTCGTGGAGTGCTGCACGGCTGAGCACCTGCAGCTCCCAAGGTTCTGTCCATGAAACAAGCCTGGCATATGGATAGTAGTTACGTAGCACACACTCCAGGAATGTGCCGCATGGTGATGAAACCCCAAAAAAGATTGTCAGGAAGCAAATGCAAACATTATTCTCAAGCCCAGAACTAACAAGAGGCACAGTACCAGGGACTCCCTCCCATCTGTGGCTGCATAAACTGTCCACATAGCTGTGGCTGAAATCAAAGGTAGATTGAGAAATTAAGAAGTGAGATACCATAGAATTTGCTAGTTATGGTTATATCCATAGAGCCAAGCTCATGTCACATCCTAAAGATGTCATAGAGCTTGCCATATCAACATTCCCTTCTAAAGGGCACAGTCCCACCTTCAGCCCAGTGAGAATTTCAGTAATCCTGCAGGCCATCATTCACTGGACCAGAGCAACTGACCCCTGAGGAGTTAATCCATAGATTTGAAGGTAATGTGCCTGACTGAAGCAAAAGGATGAACTGGGCTAATTATATTTGTCTTTCAGGAATTTGGAATTGGGAAATAGAGAGACTGCATCAGTTTAGTGAGACCCAAATCAGAAATGATCCATCAAAGAATCCATGAGGTAGGGTTGAAGTTATGGTCGTGGAGTGGGAAGCAAAGCCATGAGTTAGCAGATGAAGCCcattagaagagagaaaagaaagaaacagatgtaGAAAGTGTTTTTCTTACTAATTGAGGAGATTCAGAAGGTAAATGCACAAACTCTGCTTCTGAGTTCCCTGGAGCTTCCTGCTATCAAGAACACTCTCCATCTCTACAATCCTTTAGCCTTGCTCCGCTAAGAATCCTGCTCTTTGATTTATATGATTCCACCAGTTGCTCCAAATGCATCTTTATTTAGAACCACC
Above is a genomic segment from Equus przewalskii isolate Varuska chromosome 26, EquPr2, whole genome shotgun sequence containing:
- the LOC103542786 gene encoding olfactory receptor 13C7-like encodes the protein MDRSNQTSPMVGFILLGLSAHPGLEKMFFVLILLMYLVVLLGNGVLMLVTTLDSHLHTPMYFFLGNLSFLDICYTTSSVPLILNSFLTPRKTISFSGCAVQMFLSFAMGATECVLLSMMAFDRYVAICNPLRYPVIMSKAVYVPMAISSWAAGLTTSIVQTSQAMRLPFCGDNIINHFTCEILAVLKLACADISINVISMVVANVIFLAIPVLFIFVSYMFIIATILWIPSAEGRKKAFSTCSAHLTVVVVFYGTILFMYGKPKAKDPLGADKQDLSDKLISLFYGVVTPMLNPVIYSLRNKDVKAAMKKLIHQKHLTE